From Microcebus murinus isolate Inina unplaced genomic scaffold, M.murinus_Inina_mat1.0 scaf001_hap2_Mmur4.0, whole genome shotgun sequence, the proteins below share one genomic window:
- the SPIN4 gene encoding spindlin-4: MAPPTVPPMGVDGVSAYLMKKRHTHRKQRRKPTFLTRRNIVGCRIQHGWKEGNEPVEQWKGTVLEQVSVKPTLYIIKYDDKDSVYGLELHRDKRVLALEILPERVPTPRIDSRLADSLIGKAVGHVFESEQGRKDEWKGMVLARAPVMDTWFYITYEKDPVLYMYTLLDDYKDGDLRIIPDSNYYFPMAEREPGEVVDSLVGKQVEHAKDDGSKRTGIFIHQVVAKPSVYFIKFDDDIHIYVYGLVKTP; this comes from the coding sequence ATGGCTCCTCCAACTGTGCCTCCCATGGGGGTAGATGGAGTGTCGGCATACCTGATGAAGAAAAGACACACTCACAGGAAGCAGAGGCGCAAGCCCACTTTCCTCACTCGTAGAAACATCGTGGGCTGCCGCATTCAACACGGCTGGAAGGAAGGCAATGAGCCCGTGGAGCAGTGGAAGGGCACGGTGCTCGAACAGGTTTCCGTGAAGCCCACTCTCTACATCATTAAATATGATGACAAAGATAGTGTGTATGGACTAGAACTGCACCGAGATAAGAGAGTTTTAGCGTTAGAGATCCTTCCTGAAAGAGTGCCAACTCCTCGCATCGATTCACGCCTGGCAGATTCCCTGATTGGTAAGGCGGTAGGGCATGTGTTTGAAAGTGAGCAGGGTAGGAAGGATGAATGGAAGGGTATGGTTCTGGCGCGAGCCCCTGTGATGGATACTTGGTTTTACATCACCTATGAGAAAGATCCTGTTCTGTATATGTACACGCTGCTGGATGACTACAAAGATGGTGACCTGCGCATAATTCCAGATTCCAACTATTACTTCCCTATGGCAGAACGAGAGCCTGGAGAGGTAGTCGACAGCCTTGTGGGCAAGCAGGTGGAGCATGCCAAAGATGACGGGTCCAAGAGAACTGGCATTTTCATTCATCAGGTGGTGGCCAAGCCCTCTGTTTACTTCATTAAGTTTGATGACGATATTCACATTTATGTCTATGGTTTGGTGAAAACTCCCTAA